From Bordetella flabilis, the proteins below share one genomic window:
- a CDS encoding branched-chain amino acid ABC transporter permease, with protein sequence MPAKARYSRAPLVAAVALAVVFALAPVFISDQFTIQVLLQVLLFGALGAAWNLVGGFLGRVSFGHGVFVGVGAYTTILLLQHLKLTPLIGIPVGALVSALLAYIVGGPTLRLSGHYFAMATIALLQIGLLLMVNWDWAGGAVGLEAPIGEAPWMLLFRSKVPYYWIAVVLALLTFLLTYFLVHSRTGFYWRAINGDEAAARSLGVPADRYKMLAFVLSAGITGAWGGFFAMYVGFIDPESMFSLTMSVQVVLVAILGGVGTLVGPWIGAALLLPLSEGTRVLWGSSGLGLDLLVFGLAILLVTMFLPGGLITLRGRRGSA encoded by the coding sequence ATGCCCGCCAAGGCGCGCTATTCGCGGGCGCCCCTGGTCGCCGCGGTCGCGCTGGCGGTGGTGTTCGCGCTGGCGCCCGTCTTCATCAGCGACCAGTTCACCATCCAGGTCCTGTTGCAGGTGCTGCTGTTCGGCGCGCTGGGCGCTGCATGGAATCTGGTGGGCGGCTTCCTGGGACGCGTGTCGTTCGGCCATGGCGTCTTCGTTGGCGTCGGCGCATACACCACCATCCTGCTGCTGCAGCATCTGAAGCTGACGCCGCTGATCGGCATCCCCGTGGGCGCGCTGGTTTCGGCCCTGCTGGCCTACATCGTCGGCGGACCGACCCTGCGGCTGTCCGGCCACTACTTCGCGATGGCGACCATCGCGCTGCTGCAAATCGGGCTGCTGCTGATGGTCAACTGGGACTGGGCCGGTGGGGCGGTGGGACTGGAGGCGCCCATCGGCGAAGCGCCATGGATGCTGCTGTTCCGCAGCAAGGTCCCGTACTACTGGATCGCCGTAGTGCTGGCCTTGCTGACCTTCCTGCTGACCTACTTCCTGGTCCATTCGCGCACCGGCTTCTACTGGCGCGCGATCAACGGCGACGAAGCCGCCGCGCGCAGCCTGGGCGTGCCGGCCGACCGCTACAAGATGCTGGCCTTCGTGCTCTCGGCGGGCATCACCGGTGCCTGGGGCGGGTTCTTCGCCATGTATGTGGGCTTCATCGATCCCGAATCGATGTTCAGCCTGACCATGTCGGTGCAAGTGGTGCTGGTCGCCATCCTGGGCGGCGTGGGCACTCTCGTCGGGCCGTGGATCGGTGCCGCGCTGCTGCTGCCCCTGTCCGAAGGCACGCGCGTGCTGTGGGGCAGTTCCGGCCTGGGCCTGGATCTGCTGGTATTCGGCCTGGCCATATTGCTGGTGACGATGTTCCTGCCGGGCGGCCTGATCACGTTGAGGGGGCGTCGTGGCTCTGCTTGA
- a CDS encoding Glu/Leu/Phe/Val family dehydrogenase produces the protein MHQTPTHALPSYLDADHLGPWGTYLQQVDRVTPYLGALGRWAETLKRPKRALIVDVPVELDNGRIAHFEGYRVQHNTSRGPGKGGVRFHQDVTLPEVMALAAWMSIKNAAVNLPYGGAKGGIRLDPRGYSQAELERITRRYTSEIGVIIGPSKDIPAPDVNTNAQIMAWMMDTYSMNEGSTATGVVTGKPVALGGSLGRVEATGRGVFVVGCEAARDLGIDVAGARVIVQGFGNVGGTAARLFHGVGAKVIAVQDHTGTIYNEFGLDVPELLVHVSRNGGVGGYEHAQALDPAEFWKLETEFLIPAALEGQISSANAGDIRAKVVVEGANGPTTPEADDILFDKGILVVPDVVANAGGVTVSYFEWVQDFSSFFWTEDEINHRLERIMRDAYAAVSQVAREHKVTLRTAAFIVACTRILQARQVRGLYP, from the coding sequence ATGCACCAAACGCCTACCCACGCCTTGCCTTCGTACCTGGATGCTGACCACCTGGGACCCTGGGGGACCTATCTGCAGCAGGTCGACCGGGTGACCCCATACCTCGGCGCGCTGGGACGTTGGGCCGAGACCCTGAAGCGGCCCAAGCGCGCGCTCATCGTTGACGTTCCAGTAGAGCTGGACAACGGCCGCATCGCGCATTTCGAGGGCTACCGGGTGCAGCACAATACCTCGCGCGGGCCGGGCAAGGGCGGGGTGCGCTTCCACCAGGATGTGACCCTGCCCGAAGTCATGGCGCTGGCCGCCTGGATGTCCATCAAGAATGCCGCGGTCAACCTGCCCTACGGCGGCGCCAAGGGCGGCATTCGGCTGGATCCGCGCGGATATTCCCAGGCAGAGCTGGAGCGCATCACGCGCCGCTACACCAGCGAGATCGGCGTCATCATCGGGCCTTCCAAGGACATCCCCGCGCCGGACGTGAACACCAACGCCCAGATCATGGCGTGGATGATGGACACCTATTCCATGAACGAAGGGTCCACCGCGACCGGCGTGGTCACCGGCAAGCCGGTGGCGCTGGGCGGCAGCCTGGGACGCGTGGAAGCCACGGGCCGCGGCGTATTCGTGGTCGGCTGCGAAGCGGCGCGCGACCTGGGCATCGACGTGGCGGGCGCGCGGGTGATCGTCCAGGGCTTCGGCAACGTGGGCGGAACCGCGGCGCGCCTTTTCCATGGCGTGGGCGCCAAGGTCATCGCCGTGCAGGACCACACCGGCACCATCTACAACGAGTTCGGGCTCGATGTGCCGGAGCTGCTGGTCCACGTGTCCCGCAACGGCGGGGTGGGGGGCTACGAGCACGCGCAGGCGCTCGATCCGGCCGAGTTCTGGAAGCTCGAAACGGAGTTCCTGATTCCCGCGGCGCTGGAAGGCCAGATCTCTTCCGCGAATGCTGGCGACATCCGCGCCAAGGTCGTCGTGGAAGGCGCCAATGGACCGACCACCCCCGAGGCCGACGACATCCTGTTCGACAAGGGCATCCTGGTCGTACCCGACGTGGTCGCCAATGCCGGCGGCGTGACGGTCAGCTATTTCGAGTGGGTGCAGGACTTCTCCAGCTTCTTCTGGACGGAAGACGAGATCAATCACCGCCTGGAGCGCATCATGCGCGACGCCTACGCTGCAGTGTCGCAGGTGGCGCGCGAACACAAGGTGACGCTGCGCACGGCCGCGTTCATCGTCGCGTGCACGCGCATCCTGCAAGCCCGGCAAGTGCGCGGCCTGTACCCCTGA
- a CDS encoding DMT family transporter — protein MAISPERFGAAQMSAAMGLSGTLGFFVLESGQTPFNVVFFRCVFGALALLIYCHARGLLSRRYFTRRTLLLAAAAGAALVMNWVLLFSAYRLASISLSTAVYNFQPFFLMALGALFLGERPGVAKVAWAVVAFAGLLLLLDLKSAQASLHDGHLLGLLLGMGAGALYAVTAIIVKRLSGIPPHLLALVQAAIGIVMLAPMADFSALPGSLPQWGCLVVLGVVHTCLMYILLYSAIQKLATPMIAALSFIYPAVAILVDYAFFGQRLDMAQAMGISLILLAVAGVTLNWRLWPRMAPKRCAPGPAARP, from the coding sequence ATGGCGATATCTCCAGAACGCTTCGGCGCCGCGCAAATGAGCGCCGCCATGGGCCTGTCGGGCACGCTCGGTTTTTTCGTGCTGGAGTCCGGCCAAACACCCTTCAACGTGGTGTTCTTCCGCTGCGTCTTCGGCGCCCTGGCGCTGCTCATCTACTGCCACGCGCGCGGCTTGCTGTCGCGCAGATACTTCACGCGGCGCACGCTGCTGCTTGCCGCGGCGGCCGGCGCGGCCCTGGTGATGAACTGGGTGCTGCTGTTTTCGGCTTATCGCCTGGCGTCGATTTCCCTGTCCACGGCGGTCTACAACTTCCAGCCCTTCTTCCTGATGGCGCTGGGGGCGCTGTTCCTGGGCGAACGGCCCGGCGTGGCGAAGGTGGCCTGGGCCGTGGTGGCGTTCGCCGGCCTGTTGCTGCTACTGGATCTCAAGAGCGCTCAGGCGTCGCTGCACGACGGCCATCTGCTGGGCTTGCTGCTGGGCATGGGAGCAGGCGCGCTGTATGCCGTGACGGCAATCATCGTGAAGCGCCTGTCGGGCATTCCACCCCATCTGCTGGCACTGGTACAGGCCGCCATAGGCATCGTCATGCTGGCTCCCATGGCGGATTTTTCCGCGCTGCCGGGCTCGCTTCCGCAATGGGGTTGCCTGGTGGTGCTGGGCGTAGTCCATACTTGCCTGATGTATATCCTGCTTTACTCCGCCATCCAGAAGCTCGCCACGCCGATGATCGCGGCGCTGTCCTTCATCTACCCGGCCGTCGCCATCCTGGTCGACTATGCCTTCTTCGGACAACGGCTGGACATGGCGCAGGCCATGGGTATCTCGCTGATCCTGCTGGCGGTGGCCGGCGTAACCCTGAACTGGCGCCTCTGGCCGCGGATGGCGCCCAAGCGCTGCGCGCCTGGACCCGCTGCCCGCCCGTGA
- a CDS encoding Lrp/AsnC family transcriptional regulator, producing MASDLNTKEGGLDAVDRRLIRLLAANARVTVADLARQVGMSSPSVADRLRRLEESGVIRRYTVEVDAAALGYALEAIVRVRPLPGQLRRVEQLLADIPEFIECDKVTGDDCFVARVVLRTIGHLDEILERVTEYAETNTAIIKAATLRRRLPPLD from the coding sequence ATGGCTAGCGACCTTAATACCAAGGAAGGGGGCCTGGATGCGGTGGACCGGCGCCTGATCCGGCTGCTGGCGGCGAACGCCAGGGTCACCGTCGCCGACCTGGCGCGGCAGGTCGGAATGTCCTCTCCCAGCGTCGCGGACCGTCTGCGTCGCCTGGAGGAGTCTGGCGTGATTCGCCGCTATACCGTCGAGGTGGACGCGGCCGCGCTAGGCTATGCCCTGGAAGCCATCGTCCGTGTTCGACCGTTGCCGGGCCAGTTGCGGCGGGTGGAGCAATTGCTGGCGGATATTCCCGAATTCATCGAATGCGACAAGGTCACCGGCGACGATTGCTTCGTTGCGCGGGTGGTGCTGCGCACCATCGGGCACCTGGACGAGATACTGGAGCGGGTAACGGAATACGCGGAAACCAATACGGCCATCATCAAGGCCGCCACGCTGCGCCGGCGTCTGCCGCCGCTGGACTGA
- a CDS encoding ABC transporter ATP-binding protein yields the protein MLKVENLSVAYGGVQAVRGISLEVRPGEITALLGANGAGKSSTLAAVVGMVRPAGGRVVFEGQDITGTPPEKLVKRGIAMIPEGARVFARQPVEQNLRLGAYTVASEAVYRERLEQVYTVFPRLRERRTQLAGTMSGGERQMLAIGRALMSGPRLLLVDEPSLGLSPLLVEQVFDALAALNTQAGVSVLLVEQNMNAALEVAARAYVMQSGAIAISGSAAELAASDEVRRAYLGM from the coding sequence ATGCTGAAAGTCGAAAACCTGAGCGTGGCCTACGGTGGCGTGCAGGCGGTGCGCGGTATCTCGCTCGAAGTGCGCCCTGGCGAGATCACCGCCTTGCTCGGCGCGAACGGCGCGGGGAAGTCCAGCACGCTGGCCGCCGTGGTGGGCATGGTACGGCCGGCCGGCGGCCGGGTCGTCTTCGAGGGGCAGGACATCACCGGCACGCCACCGGAAAAACTGGTCAAGCGCGGCATCGCCATGATCCCCGAAGGCGCGCGCGTGTTCGCACGCCAGCCGGTCGAGCAGAACCTGCGCCTGGGCGCCTACACGGTTGCCAGCGAAGCGGTGTATCGCGAACGCCTGGAGCAGGTGTATACGGTATTTCCCCGCTTGCGGGAGCGGCGTACGCAATTGGCCGGCACCATGTCGGGCGGAGAGCGCCAGATGCTGGCGATCGGCCGCGCGCTGATGAGCGGTCCGCGGCTGCTGCTGGTTGACGAACCCAGCCTGGGGCTTTCGCCGCTGCTGGTCGAGCAGGTGTTCGACGCGCTGGCCGCCCTGAACACGCAGGCCGGGGTGTCGGTGCTGCTGGTGGAGCAGAACATGAACGCGGCGCTGGAGGTGGCCGCGCGTGCCTATGTGATGCAGAGCGGCGCCATCGCGATCTCCGGCAGTGCCGCCGAGCTGGCGGCCTCGGATGAGGTGCGCCGGGCCTACCTCGGCATGTAG
- a CDS encoding biotin--protein ligase, translating to MMRHGEYKVPGGKLVVADVSIDGGVLAHVSISGDFFLEPPEALPEIDRALTGLPANATETELALAVALALPPGTEMFGFSPEAVAIAVRRALA from the coding sequence ATGATGCGGCATGGCGAATACAAGGTGCCAGGCGGCAAACTCGTCGTTGCGGACGTCTCCATCGACGGCGGGGTATTGGCGCACGTCAGCATCAGCGGCGATTTTTTCCTGGAACCGCCCGAAGCCCTGCCGGAGATCGACCGCGCCCTCACCGGCCTGCCTGCGAACGCCACGGAGACCGAACTGGCGCTGGCCGTTGCCCTGGCGCTGCCGCCCGGCACCGAGATGTTCGGGTTCTCGCCGGAAGCGGTCGCCATCGCCGTGCGGAGGGCCCTGGCATGA
- a CDS encoding ABC transporter ATP-binding protein produces the protein MALLEVKDLTKRFGGLVANKDISLSVEAGEIVAVIGPNGAGKSTLFNGLVGHHAPTAGTVSFNGKSMLGLKPEQVAEMGLVRTYQIPRNFGQMTVLENAMVGALLRHRRLADARASAQNVLDLVGLGDRANVKAAGLNVAGQKRVELARALATEPRMLLLDEVAGGLNPTEAIALSEILGRIHAAGITLVIVEHVLEVVMRLAHRVLVLNFGQTIAEGPPQEIVRHPAVIEAYLGRKHRA, from the coding sequence GTGGCTCTGCTTGAAGTCAAGGATCTGACCAAACGCTTCGGCGGATTGGTGGCCAACAAGGACATCAGCCTGTCGGTGGAGGCAGGCGAGATCGTCGCCGTCATCGGCCCGAACGGCGCGGGCAAGAGCACGCTGTTCAACGGCCTGGTGGGCCATCACGCCCCGACGGCGGGCACGGTGTCCTTCAATGGCAAGTCCATGCTGGGCCTGAAGCCGGAGCAGGTGGCGGAGATGGGGCTGGTGCGCACGTACCAGATTCCGCGCAATTTCGGCCAGATGACCGTGCTGGAGAATGCCATGGTAGGCGCGTTGCTGCGCCATCGCCGCCTGGCCGATGCGCGCGCGTCGGCGCAAAACGTCCTCGACCTTGTCGGCCTGGGCGATCGCGCCAACGTCAAGGCGGCGGGGCTGAACGTGGCGGGGCAGAAGCGCGTGGAGCTGGCGCGCGCCCTGGCCACGGAGCCGCGCATGTTGTTGCTGGACGAAGTTGCCGGCGGCCTGAATCCGACCGAAGCCATCGCACTGTCGGAAATCCTCGGCCGCATCCATGCGGCCGGCATCACGCTGGTCATCGTGGAGCACGTGCTGGAAGTCGTCATGCGCCTGGCGCACCGGGTACTGGTGTTGAATTTCGGCCAGACGATCGCCGAGGGGCCGCCGCAGGAAATCGTGCGCCATCCCGCCGTGATCGAGGCCTACCTGGGGAGGAAGCACCGTGCCTGA
- a CDS encoding RsiV family protein, protein MRQRLHIFRPAPMVSRRALGGVLLALCGLLSGCGSSPPADISLAGAGKPQADLGDVRVESVKWSRTKPGCSGECPRIEVDSVAFPGIPKLTALVDHVLAYMTGVDRNRPGPYDTLEEYARYFWQTAGPRDETWFNAQVKDTVGDIIAVELNTGQQLTGAAHPIPATQYLNWQRSQGRVLALDEAIIPGRQTQFENALKAAHTKWLAGNEDAKRDPAAYRKLWPFLPSENFALTRDGVVVKYDAYSIAPYSYGEPELRIPYSELVGILRPEFIPARS, encoded by the coding sequence ATGCGCCAACGACTTCACATTTTCCGGCCCGCGCCCATGGTGTCCCGCCGTGCGCTGGGCGGCGTGCTGCTCGCGTTGTGCGGCCTGTTGTCTGGCTGCGGCAGTTCGCCGCCCGCGGATATCAGCCTGGCTGGGGCCGGCAAACCGCAGGCGGATCTGGGCGACGTGCGGGTCGAAAGCGTCAAGTGGAGCCGCACCAAGCCCGGCTGCAGCGGCGAATGTCCGCGCATCGAGGTGGATTCCGTCGCCTTCCCCGGTATTCCGAAGCTGACTGCCCTGGTCGACCACGTACTGGCCTACATGACAGGCGTGGACCGCAACCGCCCGGGCCCGTATGACACGCTGGAGGAATACGCACGGTATTTCTGGCAGACTGCCGGCCCCCGGGACGAAACCTGGTTCAACGCGCAGGTCAAGGACACGGTGGGCGACATCATCGCCGTCGAGCTGAACACCGGACAGCAACTGACCGGGGCCGCGCATCCCATCCCCGCCACCCAATACCTGAACTGGCAGCGCAGCCAAGGCCGCGTGCTGGCCCTGGATGAGGCCATCATCCCCGGCCGGCAGACGCAGTTCGAGAATGCGCTGAAAGCGGCCCACACCAAATGGCTGGCGGGCAACGAGGACGCCAAGCGCGACCCCGCGGCCTACCGGAAGTTGTGGCCTTTCCTGCCTTCGGAGAACTTCGCCCTGACCAGGGATGGCGTCGTCGTGAAGTACGACGCCTACAGCATCGCGCCGTATTCCTATGGGGAACCGGAACTGCGGATACCGTACAGCGAACTGGTCGGCATCCTGCGTCCGGAATTCATCCCCGCCAGGAGTTGA
- a CDS encoding lipoate--protein ligase family protein, producing the protein MTRTTWQEHDWQLIHEGPRTPLQHMALDAVLCDEVGAGRRPPTLRFWEWAAPAVVIGRFQSLKNEVDPDGALRYGIEVVRRVSGGGAMFVEPGNTITYSIYAPQTLVEGMSFQESYAFLDEWTLEALQSLGIKAWYQPLNDITSAAGKIGGAAQARRGRAVLHHVTMAYDIDAGKMVQVLRIGREKLSDKGTTSAKKRVDPLLTQTGLPRERIIACMIDIFRERHGLTPGAVTPAEEAEADRQARERFASEAWIMQVP; encoded by the coding sequence ATGACGCGCACGACATGGCAGGAACACGACTGGCAACTGATCCACGAAGGTCCCCGCACACCCTTGCAGCACATGGCGCTGGACGCCGTACTGTGCGACGAGGTGGGCGCCGGACGCAGGCCGCCCACGCTGCGCTTCTGGGAATGGGCGGCGCCGGCCGTGGTCATCGGCCGCTTCCAATCGCTGAAGAACGAGGTGGACCCGGATGGCGCCCTGCGCTACGGCATCGAGGTGGTGCGGCGCGTGAGCGGCGGCGGCGCCATGTTCGTGGAGCCGGGCAACACGATCACCTATTCCATCTACGCGCCGCAAACCCTGGTAGAGGGCATGAGTTTCCAGGAGAGCTATGCCTTCCTCGACGAATGGACCCTGGAAGCCCTGCAGTCGCTCGGCATCAAGGCGTGGTACCAGCCGCTGAACGACATCACGTCCGCCGCAGGCAAAATAGGCGGAGCGGCCCAGGCGCGGCGCGGGCGGGCCGTGCTGCACCACGTCACCATGGCCTACGACATCGATGCCGGGAAAATGGTCCAGGTGCTGCGCATCGGGCGCGAAAAGCTGTCCGACAAAGGCACCACCAGCGCCAAGAAACGCGTGGACCCGCTCTTGACGCAGACCGGCCTTCCGCGCGAACGGATCATCGCGTGCATGATCGATATCTTCCGCGAACGCCACGGGCTGACGCCGGGCGCCGTCACACCGGCCGAGGAGGCCGAGGCGGACCGCCAGGCGCGCGAGCGCTTTGCCAGCGAAGCCTGGATAATGCAGGTCCCGTGA
- a CDS encoding glutathione peroxidase: protein MTSLYDFSARDIDGVERSLADYAGRVVLVVNVASRCGFTPQYAGLEALYRSHREAGLTVLGFPCDQFRHQEPGDEAEIKRFCALHYDVTFPLYAKIDVNGAAAHPLYQWLKRERPGVLGIPSIKWNFTKFLLGRDGQPIKRYGPAVKPDSITPDIAAACAAQRGQQ, encoded by the coding sequence ATGACCTCTCTCTACGATTTCTCGGCCCGCGACATCGATGGCGTGGAACGCTCCCTGGCGGATTACGCCGGCCGTGTCGTGCTGGTGGTGAATGTCGCATCGCGCTGTGGCTTCACGCCGCAATACGCCGGCCTGGAGGCGCTGTATCGGAGCCACCGGGAAGCAGGCCTTACCGTACTCGGCTTCCCTTGCGACCAGTTCCGCCATCAGGAACCGGGCGACGAAGCGGAAATCAAGCGCTTCTGTGCCTTGCACTATGACGTGACATTTCCGCTCTACGCCAAGATCGACGTCAACGGCGCCGCCGCCCACCCCCTGTACCAATGGCTCAAGCGGGAACGCCCTGGCGTACTGGGCATCCCGTCGATCAAGTGGAATTTCACCAAGTTCCTGCTCGGGCGGGATGGCCAGCCCATCAAGCGCTATGGGCCAGCCGTCAAGCCGGACTCGATCACGCCGGATATCGCCGCGGCCTGCGCCGCGCAGCGTGGCCAGCAGTGA
- a CDS encoding alpha/beta hydrolase, protein MPALADRWRTIAFDWPGFGYSGTPALSAFGYDFSAYADLLGEFADALNLQRYALWLHDYGSQIGLRHALARSDNVAALIIQNGDIYEDQLGPKYETIRKYWAQKTPEARRPLEEAVSEEGFREEFVGEVSDAVAVRITPDLWKLHWPLMNSPVRRRIAVALMEGLEANLEWFPRYQAYLRARQPRTLLIWGPQDGYMPESAARAYLRDLPDAELHLLPDAGHWLLETHFDDALPRVRDFLSRTLG, encoded by the coding sequence ATGCCGGCACTTGCCGACCGCTGGCGGACTATCGCTTTCGACTGGCCGGGGTTCGGCTACAGCGGGACGCCCGCCTTGTCCGCGTTCGGCTATGACTTCAGCGCCTATGCCGACTTGCTTGGCGAATTCGCGGATGCCCTGAATCTGCAGCGTTACGCGCTCTGGCTTCACGATTACGGTTCGCAGATCGGCCTGCGCCATGCGCTCGCGCGTTCCGATAACGTGGCCGCGCTGATCATCCAGAACGGCGATATCTACGAAGACCAGCTCGGCCCCAAGTACGAAACCATCAGGAAATACTGGGCGCAGAAGACCCCCGAAGCGCGCCGGCCGCTGGAAGAGGCAGTCAGCGAGGAGGGGTTCCGGGAAGAGTTCGTGGGCGAGGTTTCCGACGCGGTGGCCGTCCGAATAACGCCGGACCTCTGGAAGCTGCACTGGCCACTGATGAACTCGCCGGTGCGGCGGCGCATCGCCGTCGCGCTGATGGAAGGGCTTGAAGCGAACCTGGAATGGTTTCCCCGCTACCAGGCCTACCTGCGCGCGCGCCAGCCGCGAACGTTGCTCATTTGGGGACCGCAGGACGGCTATATGCCGGAGAGCGCCGCCAGGGCTTATCTGCGCGACCTGCCCGACGCCGAGTTGCACCTGCTCCCTGATGCCGGCCATTGGCTGCTCGAGACGCATTTCGACGACGCGCTGCCGCGGGTGCGCGACTTCCTTTCCCGCACGCTCGGCTGA